In Myxococcales bacterium, the sequence GCCGGGCCGTTGACGGTACGCTTGACGACAAGCTCGCGGTCGGACGTGCGTTCTGCTGTCGTGGGATTCATGGCGGTTGCCCCGTCATCGCTTCTTTCGGCCATGGCTCTTCTCCTTCTGTTTCAGTTCATCGACGACCAAGTCCAACTCGTCGAAGCGCGCGGCCCAGAGCTGGCGGTAGCGCTCCATCCACGCTGTCTCCTCCTCCAGGCGACGAAGACCGAGTCTGCAGGTCCGCACACGCCCGACTTTCTGGGTGGCGACGAGCCCCGCCTGCTCTAGGACCCCAACGTGCTTCTTCATGCCCGTTAGGGTCATGTTGAACTTGTGGGCGAGGTCGGAAATCGACGCGTCGGCGCGCCCGAGCTGGTCCAAGACACCACGCCGGGTCGCATCCGAGAGCGCCGCGAATGAGGCATCGAGGCGGTCACTCGAAGACTGAACCATGCGGTTCACCATAGCGAGATGCATCGCGTCTCGCAAGACGCCTGGCAACCTGCCGAGAAGGCCGGTGCGAGGAGCCGGGCAAACCCGGTCGAATTGGCCTCGCCCCGCGCGCTATCGCGTTGATCGCTAGGCGATGGCGAGAGGCGAGGTCGTCACGAGCGCCGCGTCGGTCGCGCCCAGGCCCCACGGCTCGAGCATGAACCCAAGGCCGAGCAGCGTATCGGCGCCGGTGGTGATGAGCGCGAGGACGTCGAAGGTCATGCTGGTCTCCTTGGCTCAGTTGCTGATCGAGGGTGTTTGCCGAAGGAACTCCGGCCCCGCGGCGCGGGCGAGGAGGAACTCGGCGACGGAGGAGGCGGTGATCGTGAAGCCGAGACCTTTGCCGTCTTCGGCCATGCGAATGGGCTTGGCTGCCCCTTCAGTGATCCCCACCAGGCGCACGGCGACCCACTCGAGCGCCGAGGCACGGAGCGCGCTCTCCATGCGTTCCTTGTCGTCGATGATGGGTTTCAACCAGCGAAGAAACACGGGAACCACGACGCGGTTCACCAGCCACGGCCCGCTGCCATTGGCCCCAACGTTCGACATGCAGACGATGCGGGGAACGCCGTGCCTCTGCATGGCTGCCAGTGTGGCCTTTACGGAATCCGAGATGAGCGTCGTGGGCTTGCCCGTGCCCTTGCCGCCTACTCCGAGGCAGTGAATCACGACGTCGGCACCCCGCACGCAGGTCTCGACGTCCCCTGCTGATGTCGGACTTCCGCCGATCACCGTGAGCCGTTCATGCTTCCGGCGGACCGTGTCAGGGTTCCTCACCACCGCGGTCACTCGATGGCCAGCAGCCAAGGCGCGGTCCACGACCAGACCGCCGGTGAGCCCGGTGGCTCCAAAAAGGGCGATGTTCATGGGCAGACTCCCGCCGCGAACGGCGGACACGAGGAACCGAAGGGTGCGACGAGGTTCAATATGTTCACAGCGTGAACTTTACGCGATAAGTTCACGGTGTCAACATGATGACGTGGCTCCCTCGAAAGCGCCCTACCACCATGGCGACCTTCGGAACGCGCTGGTTGATGCTGGCGTGGGGCTCATCGAGCAGGTCGGCGCCGAAGCCTTCAGTCTCCGTGAGGTGGCGCGTGAGGTCGGTGTGTCCGCGAACGCGGCGTATCGTCACTTCGAAGACAAGGGGGCGCTCTTGACCGCGATCGCGGTGAGCGGCTTCGAGCGCCTTTCCTTGGGAATGCAGGAAGCCATGCTCGCGGCTCGACCCCGGGGCGCCGTGAAGTCGCGCGCGGTCACCCGATTCAACGCCGCGGCGCGCGCCTACCTGGACCTCGCCCGCGAACATCCCCAGCTCTACGGGTTGATGTTCGGCTCGGCAGGGCGTGCGTGCCTTGCAGCGGAGGGCACGCTGGTCGGTCCGACGCCGGGGGCGCTACTCGGGCGGGTCCTCGACGAGCTCGTCGAAGAGAAGCTGATGTCGACGAAGCGTCGCGAGGGGGCAGAGGTTCACGTGTGGTCCGCAGTGCACGGCTTCGCCTCGCTGGCGCATGGCGGACCGCTTGCTGAGCTCAGCCCGAAGGCGCGCGCCGACGCCCTCACAGAGCTGCTCCTGTTCGTCATCGCAGGACTCCGCGGCTGAGGTCGAACGGCATCAAGACGAAGGACTGCAGCTGCAACCTCGACAGTCACAGGACGCCGACGCCGCGCCTGCGGTTCAGGCATTCTTCTGCGCAGCGACCCATGCGCGCAGCGGACGCTTCTTGCGGCGCTTTTCTGATGGACAAGATCGCCGTGCGAGACACGACGGTCATTGCGAACGCCAGGACCAGTTCTCGGGTTCCCACGTCGCATCGAGTCCACCGGCAAGCACGGGGTCGAGAAATGCTTGGGCCGCCTTGGTTACGTCGTCGAGGCCGGGCCAAGTGAGGTGGTCCTCGCGGGCCATCGCGGCGTAGGGCGTGCTCCAGGCTGACAGCGGGGTGGGCACCGACGTGGGCAGCGCGTGCGTCTTGCGGAACGCAAACGTCTGCTCGAGCGCCGCTTGCAGACGCTTCGCGTCGATGGGCTGCGCGGTCGCGAGCAGGGCGATGTCGGGGAGGTCCTTCACCCGCGAGTTCGGGCGTGACCGCGGCATCGTGTACGCGTGCAGCTTCTCCGCGAGGTGCGTCTCGATCGGGTAGAGGCGCAGCGTCGGCGGTGCGATGCCGGCGAAAGCAAGGACGTCCTCGGCGACCGCGATCTCGGGCTCGCCCAGGATCGGATCGCCGAACGCGACGTCGACGCCGAAGGGCTGGCCGTAAACTTTCCCCGCGAACTTGCACTCGGCGCGAAAGCGAAGGCCATCGTACTGCATGCCGTCGTTCTGGATCTCCGGGTGGTCTTCATCGGGGCCAACCTCGAACGTGAGGAAGTCCCCAAGGTCGCGCCGCCCCGCCTCCTGCAGCCTCGCGAGGACGTCGTCGGGCGAGCCGACCATGCGGAGGTCGACATCCTTCGTGGTTCGGGCGCGGTCGACGCGCAGCTCGAGGACGAGTCCGCCCTTCAGCGTTGCTGCATCGCCGAGCACGGCGACGACGCGCGCGAGGAAACGAGCGAACACGAGCAGCTGCCGCTTGCGCGCGAACTCGGCGCCGGACTTCGCGGAGGAGCGCAAGCGCTGTTCGAGGGCCTGCTTGAAGGCCTCGGGGGACGAGTACGTGCGGACCGTCATGCGGCGATCCCTCCGAAGGGCTTGAGCGCAACTTCGACGTCGTCGAGCTCGGACTTCGTGACGAGCCCACGGCGAAGGGCTTGCTGTGCCGCTTGTCTCAGCATCTCGGGCGAGAGTCCCTCGCGCGCGCAGTCGTTCAGTGTGCGTCGCGGGTTCGTGAGCGGGACCGCGGTGAACCAAGCGCGATCCTCAGGCGCTACGTCGGCGTGGTGCAGCACCACATCGGGCGGCACGCGGAAGCGACGCTTCCTCCACGCAGCTGGGAGCGTGAGGTGGAGCTGCGCCGGCAGCACGTCGGAAAGGCCGTGCAGCGACAACGCCGTTTGGTGCGAGATCACGCCAGCCTGCTCGGACCAGAGCCAGGCGGTGACCAGCTCCTCGTGCTCGGTGGCCGGGAAATGCACGAGCCGGTAGATCCCCCGCTGAGGCCGCGTCACGCGGCCGGCGTGAATGTGCTTCCGAAGCAGGTGGGTCGAGTAGCCTGCCTCCGCGGCCTGTTTCGTCGTGACGTACCCGGACTGCGCGGCAGCGGTCTCGAACAGCCGGTCCCAGTCGGGGCCATTGGGTTCCGACCGCAGCATGCACAAAACGTAACCCGTAGTTCCGTTGTGTGCAATGGGCCAGGGGTGGACACCACGCTTGGGAACTGTGGGTTCCCTTTTGTGCGACGTTGTCCTCCGTTCACCCTGGGCGTTCGGACGGCTCGCGGGCGGGCATCCTCGCGGCCTCACCCTGCGGGAGATGGCTCGCCCTCTCCGGTGAGCTGGTCGACCTCCGCACGATGACGGGGAGGCCCTTCGACGTGGCCGACGCCGCACTCTTCCATGGAGACCGCGGCGCGTTCGTGCTGGCCGACAGCGAACGCGTCTGGCGCGTTGCGCTGCCATGACGTCGCACCACGCGGCGTCCGCTCGCCGCCACGTGCTGAGGATCCTGGCCACCCGGCAGTAGCTACGGCGCACTCTGCGCCGCCCAGAAGTCGCTCAGAATGCGCTGGCTCTCCTCAGGCGAGCGCAAGGCGATGGGCTTGCCGTCTTCGCCGATGGTGAAGTGGCCCTTGAAGGCCTCCGGCATGGCGTCGTAGTTCGCCTGCGCGAGCGTCAGCGCTTCCTGGAGGCAGGCGTAGCCGTAACGGGCCACCAGGTAAGGCAGTGCATCCTTGCCCAGGATGCACTCGTAGGTTTGGTAGGCATACGGAGTGTTGACGGCCAGCTTACGGAGGCTCTCGCTGACCTTCGCGAGCGGACCGACCAGCGCGTTCTCGTCGCGAAACTGCGCCAGGCCACGAAGCGCGCGCACGCGCATGTCGAGGTGGCGTTCCTTGCGGAAGGCCTGCTCGAAGAAGCCCTCGAGAACCTCGAACCTCTTGTCGTAGAGCAGACGCAGGCAGAGGTTACGGACGTGGAGGTCTTTGGCCCCAGCGTAAACAGCAACAATCCTCCGTCCCATCGCCTCGTCGACCGCCGCGGGCGCGAGCGCGTCCAGCTCCATCCACGACAGTGCTGGTTTCGTCTTTGCCGCCATCGGAGCTTCCGAGGCGAGGATAGCCGGTCGACCCTCGGCGACGTCCCACCGAGCGACTGGCACGCCTCGATCATTCACCAGCGGGTGGGCCGATCCAGCCGTGAGTGAGAGAGCCCCGAGCTCGGCCTTCCGTTCTTTTGTTCAACGCGGGGTCGGCTGCATTGCGCCGACTCGAAGTAGCTCCGGGACCGGGCCGCCGTGACGAGGTTCGGCGCGCCGTCGAGCCGAGAGGCTACGAATGCGCGGACGCACGCGGGGGATCGCGGCGCGCGGAGTTGAACGCGAGCCTCGGCGGGATGTTCGCCGCGTAGGTCGGCGGCGTTCTCGGCGATCGGCGTTCGGAGAGGGACCCGAGCCGCGCGCGCGGCGCGCTCCGAGACGGGCATCATCCCTCCCCCTCGATGATCGACCAGACGCGGTGGTAGCTCTGGCCGCGCTCCCCGAGCGCCGCCGTCCATGCGTCGACCTTCGCGCCGCGGAGCTTGGCGCGCACCGCGTTGAGGGGCTCCGAGGCGCCGACCTGCAGGGTCCGGGCGAGCGGCGTTGCCGCCGTTCGTGGAACCCCGAGGAGTCGGAGGGCCACGGCTTCATCGGAGTTGACCCCGTAGTACACGCGCGCCGGCAGGTTCCTGAGAACCCGCTGGTCGTCGTCGGTCATCGTCTCGAACGAGTCGCCGATGGTCAGCGACTGCAGAGCCGAGAGACCCCATGAGGCGGTTTGCGTCAGGCGACCGAAGACACTCCGGCAGCACCGGGTCATCGCTGCGACGGGATCCGCGTCGTCGGCCGCATCCTCGTCGTCCCCTGTCTTCTTGGCGAAGTACTCGGTGGCCATCTCGGTCAGCGGCCGGCCCTGCACCCAGTCGCAGATGATCCGGGAGAGGGTGTCACCGTCGGGCTGCGGTCCACCAGTGACTTCCTTGAGGGGCTCGCGCAGCTCGGGCACCTGCAGAAGGATCCCCATCATTCGCTGGAGATCATCGCGGCGAGTGCCGAACAGGTCGGGCGTCCAGACATCGCTCGTTACGCGTGCCTGGTTCAAGCGCACGAGGGTGTTGGAGACCGACTCCCACGAGAAGCCGGTCGCGTCGACGAGCTTCAGTGGCTGCCCTTTGATGCGCTCAGCGTAGTTGTAAACGCCTTGCACGAGGCTATCCGCCCAGCCCTTGTGGCTCTTGCGAAGCGCCTGGAATCCCAGCGTTCCACGCAGCACCTGCTCAACCTGCGCGGCAAAGCGCTCGTGGCTTCCGA encodes:
- a CDS encoding nucleotidyl transferase AbiEii/AbiGii toxin family protein, with product MTVRTYSSPEAFKQALEQRLRSSAKSGAEFARKRQLLVFARFLARVVAVLGDAATLKGGLVLELRVDRARTTKDVDLRMVGSPDDVLARLQEAGRRDLGDFLTFEVGPDEDHPEIQNDGMQYDGLRFRAECKFAGKVYGQPFGVDVAFGDPILGEPEIAVAEDVLAFAGIAPPTLRLYPIETHLAEKLHAYTMPRSRPNSRVKDLPDIALLATAQPIDAKRLQAALEQTFAFRKTHALPTSVPTPLSAWSTPYAAMAREDHLTWPGLDDVTKAAQAFLDPVLAGGLDATWEPENWSWRSQ
- a CDS encoding NAD(P)H-binding protein, with the translated sequence MNIALFGATGLTGGLVVDRALAAGHRVTAVVRNPDTVRRKHERLTVIGGSPTSAGDVETCVRGADVVIHCLGVGGKGTGKPTTLISDSVKATLAAMQRHGVPRIVCMSNVGANGSGPWLVNRVVVPVFLRWLKPIIDDKERMESALRASALEWVAVRLVGITEGAAKPIRMAEDGKGLGFTITASSVAEFLLARAAGPEFLRQTPSISN
- a CDS encoding helix-turn-helix transcriptional regulator yields the protein MVQSSSDRLDASFAALSDATRRGVLDQLGRADASISDLAHKFNMTLTGMKKHVGVLEQAGLVATQKVGRVRTCRLGLRRLEEETAWMERYRQLWAARFDELDLVVDELKQKEKSHGRKKR
- a CDS encoding type IV toxin-antitoxin system AbiEi family antitoxin domain-containing protein; its protein translation is MLRSEPNGPDWDRLFETAAAQSGYVTTKQAAEAGYSTHLLRKHIHAGRVTRPQRGIYRLVHFPATEHEELVTAWLWSEQAGVISHQTALSLHGLSDVLPAQLHLTLPAAWRKRRFRVPPDVVLHHADVAPEDRAWFTAVPLTNPRRTLNDCAREGLSPEMLRQAAQQALRRGLVTKSELDDVEVALKPFGGIAA
- a CDS encoding TetR/AcrR family transcriptional regulator, whose amino-acid sequence is MAPSKAPYHHGDLRNALVDAGVGLIEQVGAEAFSLREVAREVGVSANAAYRHFEDKGALLTAIAVSGFERLSLGMQEAMLAARPRGAVKSRAVTRFNAAARAYLDLAREHPQLYGLMFGSAGRACLAAEGTLVGPTPGALLGRVLDELVEEKLMSTKRREGAEVHVWSAVHGFASLAHGGPLAELSPKARADALTELLLFVIAGLRG